In Candidatus Sulfotelmatobacter sp., the following proteins share a genomic window:
- a CDS encoding acyl-CoA dehydrogenase family protein — protein MVHPYRLSESDSTLLNSATTLARDVLAPNAADVDRSARFPREGMAALAKTGLNGLCVAREMGGAGAGMRAFAAVVEELATACGSTAMIYNMHVVAAQAIASGASLSGRDTLLADIAAGRHLTTLAFSERGSRSLFWTPVSRLSPNGTGFETTADKSWVTSAHEADSFVSSVLAPAAKAPMESTIYLVRKGAKGIAIPNGFDGLGLRGNDSAPMRFERVAVTPGDLISAQGEGATTMLTVVLPWFAIGTAAIANGLCRAAVDATTRHLGSAGFETTGTQLRDLPNLRARLAEMSLRTGQSRALLGHTLDHLDAGSPAAPLFVLQSRLAALEAATHVTDLAMKACGGAAFSRQLGVERVFRDARAGWVMSPTTDHLLEFTGRVLTGLPLF, from the coding sequence ATGGTGCACCCGTACCGACTTTCGGAGTCCGATTCCACGCTGCTCAATTCAGCCACCACCCTCGCCCGCGACGTGCTCGCGCCGAACGCCGCCGACGTCGACCGTTCGGCGCGTTTCCCGCGCGAGGGCATGGCGGCGCTCGCCAAGACCGGGCTCAACGGGCTGTGCGTCGCTCGCGAAATGGGTGGGGCCGGCGCCGGCATGCGCGCCTTCGCGGCGGTCGTCGAGGAACTGGCCACCGCCTGCGGCTCGACCGCGATGATCTACAACATGCACGTGGTGGCGGCGCAGGCCATCGCCTCGGGCGCATCGTTGTCGGGCCGCGACACGCTGCTCGCCGACATCGCCGCCGGCCGGCATCTCACCACGCTGGCGTTCTCGGAGCGCGGCTCGCGCTCGCTGTTCTGGACGCCGGTCTCGCGGCTCTCCCCCAACGGCACGGGCTTCGAGACCACCGCCGACAAGTCGTGGGTGACCTCGGCGCACGAGGCCGACTCGTTCGTCTCGAGCGTGCTCGCACCGGCGGCAAAGGCACCCATGGAGTCGACCATCTATCTGGTGCGGAAGGGCGCGAAGGGTATCGCGATCCCCAACGGCTTCGACGGGCTGGGCCTGCGCGGCAACGATTCGGCGCCGATGCGCTTCGAGCGCGTCGCGGTCACGCCGGGCGATCTCATCAGCGCGCAGGGCGAGGGCGCCACCACCATGCTCACGGTGGTGCTCCCTTGGTTCGCGATCGGCACCGCGGCGATCGCCAACGGTCTGTGCCGCGCGGCGGTGGACGCCACCACGCGCCACCTCGGTTCGGCGGGCTTCGAGACCACCGGGACCCAGCTCCGCGACCTGCCCAATCTGCGCGCCCGGCTCGCCGAGATGTCGTTGCGCACCGGGCAGTCGCGCGCGCTGCTCGGCCACACGCTCGATCATCTCGACGCCGGCTCGCCGGCGGCGCCGCTGTTCGTGCTCCAGTCGCGACTCGCGGCGCTCGAAGCGGCGACGCACGTGACCGATCTGGCCATGAAGGCCTGTGGCGGCGCAGCATTCTCGCGCCAGCTCGGCGTCGAGCGCGTGTTTCGCGACGCGCGCGCCGGCTGGGTGATGTCGCCGACCACCGACCACCTGCTCGAGTTCACCGGTCGCGTGCTCACCGGCCTGCCGCTGTTCTGA
- a CDS encoding OsmC family protein has protein sequence MSDSTSPEPDARLRARNGPERSVRLHARHLTLAGLGRASWDSAASHPSALDYLLAALATDLVSGLGEESRRASLALDDVELRLEAFLEHPLVIAGVMGEEGSARLRSIRGSLYVASSIGEAELQSLWQRVCERAPVLASLTPGVSIDITLKRVL, from the coding sequence GTGTCCGACTCCACCTCGCCCGAACCCGACGCCCGGCTGCGCGCCCGCAACGGTCCCGAGCGGAGCGTGCGCCTTCACGCGCGCCACCTGACGCTGGCCGGCCTCGGCCGCGCCAGCTGGGACAGCGCGGCGTCGCACCCGTCGGCGCTCGACTACCTGCTCGCGGCTCTCGCGACCGATCTGGTGAGCGGGCTCGGCGAGGAATCCCGGCGCGCGAGCCTCGCGCTCGACGACGTCGAACTGCGCCTCGAGGCGTTTCTCGAGCATCCGCTGGTGATCGCGGGCGTGATGGGCGAGGAAGGCAGCGCGCGGCTGCGCTCGATCCGCGGCTCGCTGTACGTCGCTTCGTCGATCGGCGAGGCCGAACTCCAGTCGCTCTGGCAGCGGGTTTGCGAGCGGGCGCCGGTGCTCGCGAGCCTCACGCCCGGCGTCTCGATCGACATCACCCTCAAACGCGTTCTCTGA
- a CDS encoding PhnD/SsuA/transferrin family substrate-binding protein produces the protein MRPILVGAVVYDPKVTVIWDIIARFFAEQRCPIDCVYYTNYTMLVDALLAGHIDIAWNSPLAWVDAQRRAGGSCRALAMRDTDRDRVTHLLVRAAGPVRSIRDLQGRRLATGASDSPQATLLPLHHLHAHGLVAGRDFEVLRHDVLVGKHGDHVGGERDALQDLLAGKADAAAVLDLNWRLWSRDGTADPGRVQILDATAPFDHCNFTTTEKFAPARAEPWTRVLLSMDYANPAHREMMDLEGLKQWLPGRVTGYTALEAAVREQAFFEPAMR, from the coding sequence GTGCGACCCATTCTCGTCGGCGCCGTGGTCTACGATCCCAAAGTCACCGTGATCTGGGACATCATCGCCCGCTTCTTCGCCGAGCAGCGCTGCCCGATCGACTGCGTCTACTACACCAACTACACGATGCTGGTGGACGCATTGCTCGCCGGTCACATCGACATCGCGTGGAATTCGCCGCTCGCCTGGGTGGATGCGCAGCGGCGCGCGGGCGGGTCGTGCCGCGCGCTGGCCATGCGCGACACCGACCGCGATCGCGTGACGCACCTGCTGGTGCGCGCGGCCGGGCCGGTGCGCTCGATCCGCGACCTGCAGGGCCGCAGGCTCGCCACCGGCGCGAGCGACTCCCCGCAGGCGACGCTGCTGCCGCTGCACCACCTGCATGCGCACGGTCTGGTGGCCGGGCGTGACTTCGAGGTGCTGCGCCACGACGTGCTGGTCGGCAAGCACGGCGACCACGTCGGCGGGGAGCGCGACGCGCTGCAGGATCTGCTGGCGGGCAAGGCCGACGCGGCGGCGGTGCTCGACCTCAACTGGCGGCTCTGGTCTCGCGACGGAACGGCCGATCCCGGGCGGGTGCAGATTCTCGACGCCACCGCGCCGTTCGACCACTGCAATTTCACCACGACCGAGAAGTTCGCGCCGGCGCGCGCCGAGCCATGGACGCGCGTGCTGCTGTCGATGGACTACGCGAACCCCGCGCACCGCGAGATGATGGACCTGGAAGGCCTCAAGCAGTGGCTTCCGGGCCGCGTCACCGGCTACACGGCGCTCGAGGCGGCGGTGAGAGAACAGGCGTTCTTCGAGCCCGCGATGCGATGA